Genomic DNA from Bacteroidota bacterium:
TAGCCGAATGATGAGTGGTAACTCCGATTACCACGAACAACTCGAACGCGAACTCAGCGCTTTCGAAATGAAAGAAGATACCTTTTTATTAAACTACGGATACCAAGGCATCATGAGCGTTATCGACGCTGTATGCAGTCGCCACGATGTGATTGTTTACGACGCTGAAAGTCATGCATGTATTATTGATGGTGTACGTTTACACCAGGGCAAACGTTTTGTTTACCGTCACAACGATATCGAAAACTGTGAAGTGCAGTTAAAACGTGCTACCGAAATGGTGCAGGGCACGCCCGGTGGTATTTTAGTGATTACCGAAGGTGTTTTCGGTATGGGCGGCGATCAGGGTAAATTAAAAGAAGTTGTTGCTTTAAAAGAAAAATATAATTTCCGTTTATTGGTTGACGATGCACACGGCTTCGGAACCATGGGCGAAACAGGTGCAGGTACCGGCGAAGCGCAAGGCTGTCAGGATGGTATCGACCTCTATTTTTCAACCTTCGCAAAATCGATGGCAAGTATCGGTGCATTTATTTCTGGTGAAAAAGATGTAATCTGGTATTTACGTTACAATTTACGTTCGCAGATATATGCGAAATCCTTACCAATGCCTATTGTAATTGGTAACTTAAAACGCCTCGAATTATTGCGCAGCAAACCGGAATTAAAAGCCCAGTTATGGGATAATGTAAATAAATTACAGGACGGTTTCCGCGGTCGTGGTTTCGATTTAGGAAATACCAATAGCCCTGTTACGCCTGTATATTTAAAGGTGAGTATTCCTGAAACAATCAACCTGGTTGTGGATTTGCGCGAAAATCACGGCATCTTCTGCTCGGCGGTAACCTATCCGGTTATTCCTAAAGGCATGTTGATGTTACGTATTATTCCTACCGCTTCACATAACGATGATGATATCCAAAAAACACTGGAAGCATTCTCAGCTATCCGTGAAAAAATTAACAGCGGTGCCTATCTGAAAGAAGATTTGGTTAAAGTATAAAAATTTTAAAATGCCGGAATGGTTTTTTCCGGCATTTTTCCTATATTGCGTCTCCTTATAACATTTGAGGTAGCTGAACCCTGCCTTAAATTGCATTTGAAATCTATTTAACACCCTTTATTTTTTATGAACATGCAACAAAAATTCAACCAACTTAAAGCCCTTGTTGCTCTCGCTGAAGAAGACATGATTAAGTATTCATCAAAAGGAAACAAAACCGCCGGCACCCGCATGCGCAAAAGTTTGCAAGACATCAAAGAAATTTCCACCGAACTCCGAAAACAGGTACTCGAGTCGCGAAAAATGAAGGTTT
This window encodes:
- a CDS encoding pyridoxal phosphate-dependent aminotransferase family protein, with the protein product MDIFDKLRKDRGPLGKWSDVAHGYMMFPKLEGEIGPKMTFRGKERITWSLNNYLGLANHPEVRKIDAEASAQFGLAYPMGSRMMSGNSDYHEQLERELSAFEMKEDTFLLNYGYQGIMSVIDAVCSRHDVIVYDAESHACIIDGVRLHQGKRFVYRHNDIENCEVQLKRATEMVQGTPGGILVITEGVFGMGGDQGKLKEVVALKEKYNFRLLVDDAHGFGTMGETGAGTGEAQGCQDGIDLYFSTFAKSMASIGAFISGEKDVIWYLRYNLRSQIYAKSLPMPIVIGNLKRLELLRSKPELKAQLWDNVNKLQDGFRGRGFDLGNTNSPVTPVYLKVSIPETINLVVDLRENHGIFCSAVTYPVIPKGMLMLRIIPTASHNDDDIQKTLEAFSAIREKINSGAYLKEDLVKV
- a CDS encoding histone H1, with product MQQKFNQLKALVALAEEDMIKYSSKGNKTAGTRMRKSLQDIKEISTELRKQVLESRKMKV